The genomic window TGAGAGGCAATTCAATTACGGTATCCACAGGAGATACAGTTCATGGAAATGACATCAGGAAACCAGAGTGTTGCAATTATAATTGTATTATATTTACTTTTCATGTTGACAATCGGTTTTTATTACTACAAGAAAACCGAAAACCTGTCCGATTATATTCTGGGTGGCAGGCGATTGAACAAATGGGTAACCGCCTTAAGTTCCCAGGCATCGGATATGAGTGGCTGGTTGCTTTTGGGGCTGCCGGGTTATGCATATCTCTCAGGAATGGAAGCAGGATGGATTGCTCTTGGTCTGGGGGTTGGAACATATCTTAACTGGAAATTTGTTGCCAAGAGGCTGCGCAGATATACAAAAGAAGCAGGAGACGCCCTGACTCTCCCGGTATATTTTGAAAACCGTTTCAGGGATAAGAGCAAACTTTTGAGGACTATTTCTGCCCTGTTTATCCTTATATTCTTTCTGTTCTATACTTCCTCAGGTTTTGTTGCAGGAGGTAAGCTTTTCAGCACAGTTTTTGGAGTTGAGTACTTTACTGCCCTCACAATAGGCGTACTTGTAATTATTTCCTATACTTTCCTGGGAGGATTCATGGCAGTCTGCTGGACTGATTTCTTTCAGGGTTTGCTCATGGTACTGGCTATCACAATCGTACCCTTTGCAGCAATGAACGGCCTGGGTGGCATCTCCTCAACTGTCGATATAATCAGAACCATTGACCCGAGCCTGCTGACCCCTTTCACAGGTTCTGATGGCAACCTGATTTCCCTGATAAGTGTAGTATCTTTGCTAGCCTGGGGTTTTGGATATTTTGGCCAGCCCCATATCCTCGTACGTTTCATGGCCATCAATGACCCGGAGGAAATCAAACAGTCCCGGGAAATAGCCATAACCTGGGTCACCATCTCTCTGGCTTTCGCAGTGATTGTCGGTCTTGTGGGAAGGGCTTATGTACCGGAATTCCTGGCAGGCGCATCAAGTGAAACCGTTTTCATGGTAATGGTAAACAGCCTGTTCCACCCGATAATTGCCGGAATTATGCTGGCAGCCATCCTTGCGGCTATAATGAGTACCGCTGACTCCCAGTTACTGGTGGCAGCATCCGCATTTACAGAGGACATCTACAGGCTGGTCTTCAAGTCAAATGCCACCCAGAGAGAACTCGTATGGATGGGACGTGCCACAGTAATCGGAATATCCCTTCTTGCCTATTATTTCGCCCTGGACCCGGCAAGCTCAGTCCTGGACCTGGTGGCTTATGCCTGGGCAGGGTTCGGTGCGGCATTTGGGCCAGCCATCATTTTCTCCCTGTTCTCCAGGAAGGTGACAAGAAATGCAGTCCTCGGAGGGATGATCTCAGGCGGTGTCATGGTAATCCTGTGGAAACAGCTATCCGGAGGGATTTTTGACCTATACGAGATAGTTCCGGGATTTATCCTTTCCAGCATTGTGATCCTGTTGATCACAAAAATGGACCGTGAACCTGCCCCGGAGATACAGGAAGAGTTCGATAGAGTTCAGCAATCGGCCTGAACTCTTTTTTTGATGCTTTAGTTGCAATTTAGTTGACAGACATGGCCGCATTTTGTCTGCACGTTTTTACGCAAGGTCCAGTCAGTGGTACCATTCTGGCGAAATACTACCAATTCGGTAGAAATTGGTAGTATTTGGTAATTCAAACAGTTTACAGGTTTTTTACAATAAAAAATGAACAATTCAGCTAAGGAAAACCATGAACCTAAATTCAAGGATATTGTATTTATTGCCAAAATTTTTATAATTATTAAGCAAAATAAATGTAATGAGACGTTCTAGTATTTGGCTATATTATCTTAAGACTCGTAAAGCTGGAAATGGTTGGCAGTTCTAGCACTGGCAACATCAATCTTTGTAGTTCCATACTTACTAATCGGTGTTTCTGCCATATTTAGCTTGATTATACTGATTTGACGGCATCGAAAGGTATTGGCTATTCAGTTATATTTAATTTTCAATAAAATCAACCAAGCACATGGGTGGACAATATTTTCTGCAACTCGTAGATGTCCACCTTCTTGTTAAAGGATTTTTCAATCGGCTGCGGATCACTGACAACCCATATCTTAAGTTCTGCATCCAGATCGAAATGACCGGATGTCTCAATACTGTATTTTGTGATTTTGCCATAGGGAATGGACAGATAACTTCTTTTCTTGCCCGTCATGCCCTGAACATCCACAATAATTAACCGCTTATTTGTGAAAATAAATGTATCCCGGATAACAACAAAGCCAATCTCTATTGTTTCCCCGTCACACATAAGTTGTCCGTAATCCGATTCCAGTTTCTCAGGTTCAACAACACCTGCATTACCAAAAATACCCGAAAAGCCCATACGATCGCTACTCCATCCTTTATTATTAAACAGTACTAACAAATATACTAATACAGATATAAACTTATCTAATAATTTCACAGGGCTTGGCCCTCAAATCGAAATCAACACAATGGCCACCAGGGCAGCCGCCACTCCCATCCATTGTTTCTGAGAAAGTTTTTCTTTCAGTATGAACCAGGCAAGCAATACAGTTCCTGCAGGATAAAGTGATGAGGTGACCGAAGCAATATCCAGCCTGCCGGCCTGGGATGCAAGGGCATAGAAGGTATTTCCTCCGGTATCGAAAACCCCTGCCACAAGAATCACGGGCAACACACTGCGCCCGGGCATCTCTACGGGACCGGACAGGGCGATGAACACAAGCAAGACACCTACAGCAGCAATCCTGGCAGCAGTAAGGGGCCACAGGACTGCGGTTTCACTTACGAGATCTATTGTAATAAAGAAAAGGCCAAATCCCATTCCTGCTGTAAGGGGTAGGTAAAGGTCCTTTTTCTGCACTTTTATTCCTTCACTATCTGATGCTATTAACCATACCGCCATCAACGCAATTATGAAACCTAGCAATTTGTGAATTTCAGGCAAGCCTTCATAAAAGGCAGCATATATGACCGGCACACCCGCAGCCACAACCGCTGACACAGGTGCTACAAAGCCCATTTTACCGAGTGAAAGGCCCTTGTAAAGGGACAGCAGGGCAATGCTAATGAAAATACCTGCAAGTACCCCCCATATAATACCATCAAACGGCGGAAATGTCTCTCCGATTATGTATGCAGAACCTGCAAGGAGAAACACCCCAACTGCCTGGGTAATCAGGACCACAGCATAAACATTTGCTTTCTTTGAAGCAAAGCCTCCGCTAAAGTCACCGGCTCCCCAGGAAGCGGCAGAAATAAGCCCAAAAAATACGACGAGGAATTCAGCAGGAATCATTTGTTTGCTCCATAGTTAATAGTGGCTTCTAAACAATAAACCCGACAAGTATAAAGGTTTTATTAAGAGTACTACAAAATCAAATAAGAAAAAGAAGGAAATTAACTGTAACTTCCATACATCTCCGCAGCATCCATCATTGCCATAACCTTTATCGGCGAAGCATCCAGCGGAAATTCACAGCCCGGAGCCAATATATAGCCACCCGGCGAATCAATGCCTTCTTCAATATTTTCCCTGCAGAGTTCCATAACTTCCTCGTAAGTACTGTTCAGGAACAATGGTGGATTGATATTACCGCATATAACATCATAGTCACCAAATGCATCAATCTGTTTATTGACAGGAGTCTCCGGGCCAAAAAGCCATACATATTTGCCTGCCCAGTCATTTTCCTCCCTCATTTTGGTATAGTATGGAACATTGGCATTCTGGTTTGCACAGGGATGCATAAGTACAGCATGTATACCGAGTTCCTTGACGTGGTTATGAATCTTTTGCATATATGGATAAGCAAATTCCTCAAACATCTGTGGAGATATCATGGTATTTGATTCAGAAGGGCCACCATCAAAGGGAAGAAGGGCTTGTGGACCGTATTTATCTGCAAAGTAGTCGAGTGCATTTATGAACATGTCACTTACTTTTTCCAGTAACTGGTGCACCTTATCCGGATCAGTCAGAATCCATGAAAAAAATTCAGATGTCTCAGCAACCACCGATGCGGCAGTGAATGTACTTCCAATCTGCACAGTGATCGGCATCCCATGTTCTGCACATCTTGAAGCTACGGTATCAGCCTGTTTGTACCCACCGGGAAGTTCTTTCCTAAAGTCAGGAACTTTTATATTCTCAATATCATCAATTGTATTTACAGGATGTTCTATGACATACGGTGCACCCTGACCTTTTCCATATGGAAAACCTATTTTACCTCCGAATTCCCAGGGGCCCAATGATGCATATCCATACATTGGTGTTTGCTCATAACCGTGAAGACGCATTGATGCAAACTGTGCATCAAAGCATTTGTCCCCATCTGCATAGAAATCACCCAGAGATATTCCAGTGATTTTTGATGCATACCCGAGAATAAAAGGTACCACTGGTATGCGATCCGGTTTTTGTCCGGACATGACAGATGTCATGCGTTCAGGTGGTGTCATTCTTGAAGTCATTTCTAATTCCTCCTAAAAACTATATTTAATATTTTAAATCATAAACTTAAAAACCTATGCTATATTTTTAAAATGTATGAATTAGTGAAAGCAAATAACCAACTTACTTATAAATTTAGTATCAGATAGGCTACAAAAAATAAAAATAGTAACATACATACTCGTTAATTTACAGACAATCTTAAATATATATTAAGTAAGTAACAAATCTCAAGTTTAAAACGTAAATTAAGCAGATTTAGTGATTGAAATTTTCTAAATTTATTTTACTTGTATATTATACAAAACAACTTCTTATTAGCCAAAAGACACATCCAGAATCATCATTACAACAAAACCTATCATTGCACCCATAGTTGCTAAAGATGCATTGCCACCTCGTTGTGACTCAGGAATGATTTCTTCAATCACAACGAAAATCATAGCACCCGCTGCAAAAGCTAAAGCATATGGCAATATTGATTCGACTAAAATAACAGACCCAGCTCCAACCACAGCGGCTATTGGTTCTACGATTGCAGATGCCTGTCCATAAAAGAAACTTTTCGAACAAGCCATACCTTCACGCCTTAAAGGTAGAGAAATCACAAGTCCTTCCGGGAAATTTTGAATACCAATTCCTATAGTAAGAGCCAAAGCACCTGCCAGGTTAGCAGATGCAGAACCAACTGCAACTGCTCCAAATGCAACACCAATAGCAAGTCCTTCAGGGATATTGTGTAATGTCACTGCAAGAACAAGCAACGTACTTCGCTGCCAAGACGTTTTGATACCTTCTGCATCTTTTGATAGGCGGCCATATTGAAGATGAGGGAATAATTCATCTATTCCTCTTAAGAAAAGCCCGCCAAGAAGAAAGCCAACCGTCGCTGGAAACCAAACAGGAACTTCTTTTAGTGATGACATTTCAATAGCAGGAGAAAGGAGTGACCAATGACTTGCAGCTATCATCACACCTGCTGCGAAACCAAGCATAGTGTCAAGAAACTTTCTATTAATTTCTTTGGTCAAAAATACACTTGCAGCTCCAAGTGCAGTAAAACTCCATGTAAAAATTCCTGCAAGTAGAGCTTGTACTACCGGACTTAAATCTTGTAAAAAATCCACCACACTTCCAGATCCTCTATCCCTTGATACTTATTTCAAGTTTGTCTTGAATTGGTTATTAATTTTTCCAATATATCTAATCAATGTATCTCTTACAGGCAAATTTAGTAATTTAGCTCATTGTTTTAAATTTTAGATATTTTTTATTTTTATATAAATACCTATAAAGTTTTGAATTAATTATGTTGACAAAAAGGCCAAAAACAATCAAAAACCCACATACTTGACAGGATGATTCTGCATACCAGCAATTTCACTTCGATTAATTATTCTATATTTACTATTGCTCTTTAATGATCATGAAAAAAGAAGATATAAAATGAATTCCCATATTTGTTGGGGGACTTATAAATGGGAATTGAAAACTATAATATTGAAAAATATATTCCAGACGACTTTTTGTCAACAGCATGGGCGGTGAAACACGTAAATATAAAACTCGCAGCGGGGATTATTCTACTTGTTCTCTATGCTATTCTTCTAACAAGATGGCTAGGGGGCTTATAATAAGTTTATAGGAATTGCTTTTTATTTTCAAATAAAAAGCATAACATCAATAGTTATTTTTGAATTTTCTGATAACAGAATTATTACTCCGAAATAGGATAAGTTAACCCAGTGTTTGTGAATTTTGCATATCAGGCTTCAACATTATCAACACCTAATATTTCTACAATGGAGGACTTGGAAGCAGTCAAAAACGGTACTGTTCTTCTGGATGAAGCCTAGTACACTTTCGATTCCCGGTCTTTTGGAACAAAAGAAAACAAAGGCGGCTCCTACATCCTCTCTAAACTCTCAAAACGAAACTGCGACCTCTACCTTAACATGCAGTTTAGGGACCTGATCGATAACAGATTTCGGGATAGGTTACAGGCTATCCTGATCCCTCAAAAACTCCTTCACCCCTCCACAAACAACCCATTTGCTCTTGAAGTATCCATAATGAAAAAAGACAAATGGGGTGTATATACAATCTTGCCTTCTAAACTCTACTTTGATGTATCAGAGATATTATCGCTATACGATACCTCGGAAGAATTGGATCTTCTTAAATATACGTAAACTGAGCCGGCCCAAAAAAGACAATCGATTTAAGCCGCCGTCTTTTTGGCGGCGGCCCGCTAAATTCTCAAAATATTCACTCAATTCTATTATACTGTAATTTACTTAGTAACTGTATATACAATTGTTGAATATAACAACACTCTATACAATGTGTGCTAACTAATACATATAAAATTTTATTAATTATTTTATAATTCTTCCGGGGGTTTTTATAGTATCGCTATAAATTGTGAAGTGTAACGCCGTTAAGGCACAAGCAAGTAAGACTTCTCAAAAACACTGAGGTGGTATAATAGGGTGGTATGAGAAAATCGGGCTGAGAAGTCTTACTTGGCCTTTAATACCAGATGGCAAGACATCGTAAAAAAGCAGTTTGGGGTATGGTGGTGGTACGATAGGAAGGCTGCTTTTAGTCTTGCCCATCAATCTCATTATTATTTTGCTTACTCTATTAAACTAATTCGTTATGTAATTTGATGAGTAACAGTGTATACAATTGTTGAATAGTACTCCTTATTCAGATTTTATGGAAATAATTCACCTATCTAAAATAACATTTAAATACATTATTTAAAGTTCCTGAATAACTTCATGATACGTGGATCCTGCTCGACAAGGTCCATGACATATTCTGCTAGTTCTTCCCTTTTTTCATCTGCATTGATTGCAGTTTCTATATTGAGTGCAGCACCGCATTGACTGCAATACTCATAAGTAGGTCCGTTGTTGAATTTACATCGAGGGCAGGTAATAGTTTTTAAATCTGGTTCTTTCTTTTCTTCTTTAATTCCATACATATTCAAAATGGCGTTATCTACATCTCCCCCGGAAAGATGAATGTATGTTGCAGGCATGTTCGATCCATTTACCCATCCCAGATGCTTTTCCATTTGTGCCTGAGTTAAGTGTTTGGCCAATTCTGTACTTCTGGCATGTCTTAACATGTGTAAATAGATTCTTTTCTCAATTCCTGCTCTTTTTGCTGCTCGTTTCAAAACAGCAGAAAGTGCTGCATGCTTCATTGGTTTATTAACATCTTTACCCGCTAAGGTAATCCATAATGGTGCATGGCTATTTTTTCTGAATGGATGAATGGAAATCCATTCCATCAGGTAAGGTACACAAAAAGTTACTCTAATTCTTCTCCTTCCGGTTTTACCATCCACTTGCAGGACTGCACCATATTTATCAGGTTCAACATGGCCGATTAATAGTTCTCCTATTTCAGCAGCCCTTCCCCCGGCATCATAAAAAGTTGCTATAATTGCTCGGTCTCTGACATTTTTTCTATTTTCAATCATTCGCATTATTTCAGATTCAGTAGGAAGTTCATAAGGCATGTTTCTTTTAGGCCTCTTAATGCGAATCCATTTCACATATTCTGGATCTTCATTATTTCCTTCATACCATCTGAAATAACGTCTGATAGCAATTTTATAATCGTGTTTGGTCCATTCGCTCAAGTCACTTCTTTCAATGTTAGTTACAACCTTCTCCAGGTTTGAAGTGGAAGGATTCTCTAATTTCAATTCCCATCGAGTAGTAAGAGTATAAAGTTGACTCAGATATTTCATTACTCTAACTGTTTTTAACCCCTCTGCAAACATTCGATTCTCAAATTTAAAAAGTAATTTTTTGTATGATTCGTTAATATCACTTCTTCGAATCTTTTGTTCGACATTCGTTAATGTCTTTTCATGGTTGTGTATCATGATCACCACTCCACTTTACAAAAAATAGTCTAACCCTAGCAGAGTGAAAGTAACGGATTTGAACAAAAGTCCGATAGCCGTCGGGGGGATTCGAACCCCCGGCCTGCTGATTACGAATCAGCCGCTATACCACTAAGCCACGACGGCACAAAGAAGCGTATCCAGATACGGATATTAGGATTTAACCATTTCGCTATTTTGGCTGCAGAATATCAATTAATCCGCATATCAATACATATATTATACTGATGGGGAGCATACGAGCGGACCGAGCGAGTAGCCAGCACTTCAAAGCTCCTGCCTGCTTTTTTTGCAGCTTCTTCGATCAGGCAAAGAGAGGGACCAAAAAGATCATCTTCGTGTGCCATTGCGTAATAATGAATAACACCTCTGGGTTTTGTCAGGGCCACGGCCTCATTAACAAAATCAAAGGCATTGTGAGGCAGGTTCATGATAACATGATCTGCCACCTGCCCCAGCCTATGTGGAAGGCCTCGGGCGTCTGCCACGAAGGCTTCAACATTATCCAGGCGGTTGATTTCGATGTTTTTTTGCAGATACCCAACTGCTTGCGGGTTTTTATCAATTGCATACACATAACCACATTTTTTGGCCGCCGGGATACTGTAGGGACCCACACCTGCAAACATATCCACAACTACATCTCCCGGTTTCAACTGCAAAACCACCCGTTGTCTTTCTGTGGAAAGTCGGGGTGTGAAATAAACCTTCGCGATATCCACCAGATACCTGCATCCATGGTCCCGGTGCACCGTCTCTGTCCTGTCTTCTCCGGCAACCAGCCTGAAACTGCGTACCCGGAATTCCCCTGTGATTCCTGACTCCTCCTGTAAAACCACACGCAGGCTCTTTCTAAATTCCAGTAGGGCCCGGGCAACCTTTTCAGGTTCCTCTTCATCAGCATCAATAATTGCAATATCCCCCACTATTTCAAAAGAGGGAGAAAAACCAAGCAAACTTTCGGGGGTGACCTGTTTCTTATTGGGTTGCAGGTCATGTGTGACCAATTCTGCCACATGGGGAAGATTTAAACAGACATCTACCGGACAATCGTCCATAACAGGTACATACAGACAGTCATCATCCGCAGATAGCCTGTATGAATTATCCAGTAAGTCCATTTCTGCCAGTGCCTGCCTGACAGGCTCTCCAAACCGTTTTTTCACTTTCACACACAAACGTTCCATTAAATCACCCCAGGGCAAACCAGATACCAAATCCCATCAGGAAAACCCCGCAACATGCAAGGACACTTCTATATACAGTTCCCGAAAAGAAACTTCTCGTCTTGCTAAGAGATGTGGAAACAAAGGTAAACCAGCCAAGGTCAGCCATCCAGTGTCCGACTACAAACATCACAGCAGCAAATATACCTATCTCCATTCCCCGGAGCACAAGTGCACTCCCCGCAGCCAGCCACCATATCCAGAAATAAGGATTAGAAGCCGAAGTTAGTATACCTGCAGAAACAGGGTTTGCAAGAACTCCACCGGATAAACCTGAATCAATAAACGTGTTCCGGGACTGTATTATCGTAAGTAAACCAAATACAACAAGTACCAGACCCCCTACAAAAGATATAACGGACATTTCCCTGTCCCCGATAATCGATGTAAAACCCAGCACAATAAAAATACAAATTAAAAATTCAATCAAAGCATGGCCAAGGACAACTTCAGGTCCTGCCCTCCACCCTTTTTTCAAAGAACCTTCAATGGTGGCAAAAAGCATCGGTCCTGGAACAAGTGCTCCTGTAAGACCTACTGCGAATCCCACAAACAGCATGTCCAGTATTGCAAGCATGGATAGGAAAGAAAAGAAGTTGGAGGATATTAAAATTATCCTTCCAAACTTTAGAGGATTATCTCAATATCGAGTTCCTCTGCAAGTTCCTTATACCGGTTACGTATAGTAACTTCTGTCACACCTGCCACGTCTGCAACCTCACGCTGTGTGCGGCGTTCCCCGCACAGGATAGAGGCAATGTAGATAGCCGCAGCAGCAACACCTGTAGGCCCACGTCCGCTTGTTAATTCTTTCTCCGATGCCTGCCTCAGGATTTCTACACCGCGGGATTGTACCTCGCCTTTCAGGCTTAGGCCCGAACAGAACCTGGGCACGTAATCTATCGGAGAAGTAGGCATTAGTTTGAGGGACAATTCCCTTGAAATGAAACGGTATGTCCTACCAATTTCTTTCCTGCTGACCCTGGATACTTCTCCAATCTCATCCAGTGTCCTTGGAACACTGCACTGCCTGCATGCCGCATACAGAGCAGCTGCGGCAACACCTTCAATACTGCGGCCACGAATCAGGTTCTTGTCAACCGCTTTCCTGTAAACAACAGCTGCTGTTTCACGAACCGTCCTGGGAAGACCAAGGGCTGAGGCCATCCTGTCAAGTTCTGAAAGAGCAAATGCCAGGTTTCGTTCCGTTGCATTGCTTACACGGATACGTCTCTGCCATTTCCTCAAACGATACAGTTGGGCACGATTTTTGGATGATATAGACTTTCCATAAGAATCACGGTTTCTCCAATCTATCATTGTGGAGAGACCCTTATCATGTATCGTGTAGGTCATCGGCGCACCCACACGGGAGCGCTTCATCCTCTGGTCATGGTCAAAAGCCCGCCATTCAGGTCCTTCATCTACAAAATCAGCATCGACTACTAAACCACAATCCGCACATACAAGTTCTGCACGTTCGTAATCCTGTTCAAGATTGCGGCTACCACACTCAGGGCACTCAAGTGCCTTATTCTCTACATCAGTATTCTTTTCCTTCTCACGACGTGCTTTTATCATAGCACGCATTTTTTCTCGTTCGGAAGTGTCTGAATACCTTACCCTTTCAACTTCTACCATGTATTGGACCTCTGATTAAAATCACGGAATAAAAATGTAAACATTAATTATTTGACATACACCTTTTCTCGAATCCAGTTTTTTATCTTCGAATCTGGTACGTCACTAAAAATTTTGACTACAACATAAGGCCGGGCAGCCGGGCCTATTACATCGGAAACTTTGCCAATTCTTGCAACCTTCTTGTCCAGAACTGCCGACCCTTTCCTGGGCAAATCTTTTATATTACAGGAAGACATGCTTTCGGAGCCTTTAACTATAAGTTTCCTGCCACCTATCAGGTGGGACACTACTCCAAGCCTTTTCATATGCATTTTTCCATTATATAAGGTAATTTGGAAGTATAAATAGATTAAATTGATTATATATAAATGTATCGCAACACCTTTAATAGAAACATATGCTATTCCCGGGCACAAAATAAAGATTAAAACAAAATTAATTCCCCTGAAATTATTTCATTCTTGCTTCAAAATATGATGCATCGTTAAACCTTAATATAAAATGAACTATTGTGTCATCTACTAACAAACAGGACCCTACATATAATCAGGAATCTACATTTCCATGGGAGGAAAGTTAGTGGCAGATAAAAAATTCGTTTATCTTTTTGGAAATAATAAAACCGAAGGAAAAAACAGCATGAAAGATTTGCTGGGTGGTAAAGGCGCAAACCTTGCCGAAATGGCAAACCTGGGTATACCGGTACCTCCAGGCTTTACAATTACCACCGAAGTGTGTGTGCTCTATACAAAAGACAATCAATATCCATCCGGAATGCTTGAAGAGGTGGATCGGGCTTTACAAAAACTCGAAAAAGCAAATAATAAACAATTTGGTGATCCGGACAATCCCCTTCTCCTTTCTGTTCGCTCCGGAGCACGGGTTTCAATGCCTGGAATGATGGATACTGTTCTCAATCTCGGCCTAAACGACAAAACTGTCACAGGACTTGCGAAAAAGACATCTAACGAGCGTTTTGCTTATGATAGTTACAGAAGATTCCTGACAATGTTCGCAGATGTTGTACTTGGAATACCTACTGAAAATTTTGAAAAGGTAATGGAGTCCCGAAAAAAGGATCTGGATGTAGAACTGGATACCGAACTGGACACGGATTCTCTCAAATACCTAGTCGAAAAATTCAAAGCAATAATAAAGGACAATACAGGGAAAGAGTTTCCACAGGATCCCAGAAAACAACTCCAGATGGCAATCGATGCTGTATTCAATTCATGGAATAACCAGAGAGCAATAAAATACCGCCGTCTGAATAATATACCTGATAATTGGGGTACTGCTGTAAACGTACAGAGCATGGTCTATGGAAACATGGGCGAAAAATCCGGAACCGGCGTGGCATTCACACGTGACCCTGCTACCGGTGAAAAATGCTTCTTCGGCGAGTTCCTCACAAATGCCCAGGGAGAAGACGTAGTTGCAGGAATACGCACCCCACAACCCATCGAAGCACTCCAGGACAGCATGCCTGAGGTCTACGATAAACTGGTGGAGATCTACAGGAAACTGGAGAATCACTTCCGGGAC from Methanohalophilus halophilus includes these protein-coding regions:
- a CDS encoding H/ACA ribonucleoprotein complex subunit GAR1 is translated as MKRLGVVSHLIGGRKLIVKGSESMSSCNIKDLPRKGSAVLDKKVARIGKVSDVIGPAARPYVVVKIFSDVPDSKIKNWIREKVYVK
- a CDS encoding transcription initiation factor IIB, with translation MVEVERVRYSDTSEREKMRAMIKARREKEKNTDVENKALECPECGSRNLEQDYERAELVCADCGLVVDADFVDEGPEWRAFDHDQRMKRSRVGAPMTYTIHDKGLSTMIDWRNRDSYGKSISSKNRAQLYRLRKWQRRIRVSNATERNLAFALSELDRMASALGLPRTVRETAAVVYRKAVDKNLIRGRSIEGVAAAALYAACRQCSVPRTLDEIGEVSRVSRKEIGRTYRFISRELSLKLMPTSPIDYVPRFCSGLSLKGEVQSRGVEILRQASEKELTSGRGPTGVAAAAIYIASILCGERRTQREVADVAGVTEVTIRNRYKELAEELDIEIIL